TCCCGGCAGGTATTGCATGAGATCAGCCAAAACGGAATAGGGACAGATAAGCAATTTGGCCAGGGCTGGGTGATGGTCAATCCAGCGTGGGCAACACAGAGTAATCCGTGTCGCGAAGCGGTGTTCTGCTGTGATGACATCCCCATCTCCGGCGCGCAGTTACTAAGTGATGAAGCCATCAGTCACTTGTCAACGCCATTAATCGACTGGCTGCGCGCGCAAGGTACCCGTGAGCAACAATTGCGTGAGCGAGCCATGTGGGTCCGTGACCAGGTCACGACCTTGCTGGCTTACTATCGTCAGGCACGCAGCTACAATCATGTGTTATCCAGCTACCAGGCTGGCCCGTCGCAGAATCAGTGGCGGCGTATTGCGGAGCTACTCAATCATGCTTCAGATAATTGGTTTGAGCGGGCGTTTGGTCGTGACGGCGTTGCCGACAAAGACAGCGACCATATTTGCAAAGTCAGTAATGATGAGTATGGCTGGGGCATTCGCTGGCAGGGCGTGGATGGTCTAACGGACTTTGCCAAGGCCAGTAAATCTTTGTTTTGCAATGCTGATGGTTCAGCCATAGAGCTGGTACTGGCTCGTCAGCTGCTGGAGCAGATCTGCCGCTTTGAATTGGCTACGCCCGGCGGACTAAAAGAGATGAAGGTATTGCTGGAAAAGCAAAAGACGCAGGGCTACGAGGAGGAACACAATGAAGCACTATTTATTAGCCAGATTACTGGTCAGTAATGTCGCGCCGATGGCCATAAGCTCTGGCGGACGTGAGCATAATTTTGATACGCAGCTGGCACGCGATGCCAATGGCTTACCTTATTTGCCCGCAACCAGTGTTACAGGGGTATGGCGCTCTTTAGTTTTGCGCGAACTGGGTAAAGCACAGTGCGATGCCATTTTTGGCAGTTCAGAGCTGCGTTCGTCACTGACTGTCAGTCATGGTGTGGTGGTGGACAAACAGCATCAGCCAGTGCAGGTCTGTCAAAGCCAGCAGCTGCTGGAGCAGGATGATTACCTGGCCAGCCTGTTGCTGGCCAGACCTCACCATCGCGAGCGAGTTGCCATCAACGACCGGGGAGTAGCCAAACATAACGCCAAGTTCGACCAGCTATTGTTGCCCGCCGGAGTCCGCTTTGTTCTGACGGTTAAGTATGAGTTTGACTCGGCGCACCTCGCGCAGGACGAAGCAAAGCGTTATTTCGCTCAGGTACTATCTGTCTGGCAGCAAAGACAATTTGCACTGGGTGGCTCGACTCGCAACGGTTTGGGGCAAATGGTGTTGCTGGGGTTGGACGTTAAGCATGTACCGCTGCAAAAAACACCCGAACATGATCCGCGCACGGCGTTACGCGCATTTTATCAGCCAAGCAGCAACCTCACTGCACAAACAAAGCCGTTTTCAGCAGTACAAGATTGGCTGCCAGACGGCAAGTTACCCGCAGCCACCAAGCCGCTGTGCGAAATGACGGTCAAAGGGCTGGATTACTGGCGCTTTGGAGCCGGAGTGAGTCGACTTAAATCACCGGCTGAGGGGAGCGCAGATCGTAGCCCGGATATTTTGTGTTACAGCGAGCCAAGGGTGACATGGGACGAACCGGGGCCACAACTTAAAGGTCAGCACGTGGTGCTATGCGGCAGTGCCATTAAAGGCATATTGGCGCACCGGGTGGCATTTCATTATTGCCGCCTGAACAAGCTGTACGCCGAAGCACGAGCACAGGACAGCCATGAAGACTGGCAAAAACGCGTTGCCGGCGTGGATGAGTTGTTTGGCCACCTGGATGTGCAAGAGCACGACAACTCATTTGCCGGCTGCCTGATGGTGGATGACTGTGAAGTGGTGTACCGGGCACAAGATATTCAGGTGCGCAGCCACACCAGCCTGGACCGTTTTACCGGTGGGGTTCGCAAGGGCGCATTGTATACCGAAGAGCTGCTGTATCAGCCGACTTTGACCATACGAGTCTGGCTGGCCAATGAGGCCAGATTTGAACAACTGGACACAACTACCAAACAAGCCCTCAAAGCCACCCTTAATGATCTTGAACAGGGCTTACTGCCGCTCGGGGCTGGCAGCGGAAGAGGCACCAGCTTGCTACAACCTGGCGCACAAAGCCGGGAAGATTCAGAGATGTTAAAGGAGGTCGCGCTATGAGCGTAACAGTATACAACAGCTTACGAAACCAGCCGGGCAGTACAAAGTGCCTCGGCAGTCAGCTCCCTGAACTGACTGCGGCACGCCTGATAGTAGAGTCTCAGCTGGTTGATGCACAGCAGCTACAGGAATCTGTCCAGTCGATAGAAGCAAACGCAGGCTGGGCAATGTGGCGCGATGCACTGGTGCTGTGTACCACTCTGGACAGCGTGCGTCAGGATGTGATCGAAGGTCAGTGGTGTAACGAGCAAGTGTCGCTGAGCGCCCGGCTGGTGGCACCACAGCAGTATCGGCTGGTGCGCATGCACAGCGAGACACACACAGGCGCGGAGCAGGTGTATCG
The Pseudoalteromonas rubra genome window above contains:
- a CDS encoding RAMP superfamily CRISPR-associated protein: MKHYLLARLLVSNVAPMAISSGGREHNFDTQLARDANGLPYLPATSVTGVWRSLVLRELGKAQCDAIFGSSELRSSLTVSHGVVVDKQHQPVQVCQSQQLLEQDDYLASLLLARPHHRERVAINDRGVAKHNAKFDQLLLPAGVRFVLTVKYEFDSAHLAQDEAKRYFAQVLSVWQQRQFALGGSTRNGLGQMVLLGLDVKHVPLQKTPEHDPRTALRAFYQPSSNLTAQTKPFSAVQDWLPDGKLPAATKPLCEMTVKGLDYWRFGAGVSRLKSPAEGSADRSPDILCYSEPRVTWDEPGPQLKGQHVVLCGSAIKGILAHRVAFHYCRLNKLYAEARAQDSHEDWQKRVAGVDELFGHLDVQEHDNSFAGCLMVDDCEVVYRAQDIQVRSHTSLDRFTGGVRKGALYTEELLYQPTLTIRVWLANEARFEQLDTTTKQALKATLNDLEQGLLPLGAGSGRGTSLLQPGAQSREDSEMLKEVAL